In Lolium rigidum isolate FL_2022 chromosome 3, APGP_CSIRO_Lrig_0.1, whole genome shotgun sequence, the genomic window TTCGCCGGCATCGGCTGCTTCGTGGACGCCAGGGAGGGCTCAGCACCATCAGAGGACGCGACGGTGACGATCGTCTTGGGCTTCTTCTCCGGAGGCACGGTCGAAGCGGCAGGCGCGATGGCGACGCTGTCCGCGGCCGTGGTGGCAGAGGCGGCGACGACTTTCTCCTTGTAGCACTTGGAGCACATgttgccggtggcggcggcgccgaagAAGCCGCAGCCGGTGACGCACTTGCCGGCCGTCTCCTCGCTGTCACTGTCACTGCCACCGTCAGGGCACTTGCGCTTCAGGGAAGTCGCCGACGTcgcgtggtgcgccattgctagatGCTACTCCTCGAACACACGTCCGCGCGTTTCTACTTGGGCGGCGGGACGTGCGTGATCTGCCCTGAAGTTCTCTCGTGAGGCGGCGAGGCTACGTCTGCGTTTGG contains:
- the LOC124700785 gene encoding zinc finger A20 and AN1 domain-containing stress-associated protein 7-like; this encodes MAHHATSATSLKRKCPDGGSDSDSEETAGKCVTGCGFFGAAATGNMCSKCYKEKVVAASATTAADSVAIAPAASTVPPEKKPKTIVTVASSDGAEPSLASTKQPMPAKNRCATCRKKVGMLGFRCRCEGTFCSVHRYSDKHDCGFDYKTAGRETIAKHNPVVVADKLATRI